One region of Lactobacillus johnsonii genomic DNA includes:
- the rsmH gene encoding 16S rRNA (cytosine(1402)-N(4))-methyltransferase RsmH yields MKFKHKSVLLHETIDNLNPKDGGLYVDATFGGGGHARYLLSELNKGTVIGFDQDEYAISMAKESFAKELQVGAEPRLMLVHDNFCHLKENLVELGISDGIDGIYYDLGVSSPQFDQPERGFSYRFDARLDMRMDQSQELDAYTIVNTWSQKELSDVLYRYGDEKFSRQIARKIVDRRKEKPIVTTFDLVDVIKDAIPAYARRSGGHPAKKSFQAIRVAVNNELGVLQESLEEVIKLLKPGGRISVITFQSHEDKIVKKIFKKYSEVEIPRGMPMVPADSKPTLRLISRKPIMASSDELEENNRSHSAKLRVAEKL; encoded by the coding sequence ATGAAATTCAAGCATAAAAGTGTGCTTTTGCACGAAACAATAGACAATTTAAATCCAAAAGATGGTGGTCTTTATGTAGACGCAACTTTTGGTGGTGGTGGTCACGCCCGATATCTACTCAGCGAGTTAAATAAGGGTACTGTGATTGGATTTGATCAAGATGAATATGCAATTTCTATGGCAAAAGAAAGTTTTGCTAAGGAGTTACAAGTAGGAGCAGAACCTCGATTAATGTTGGTTCATGATAACTTCTGTCATTTGAAAGAAAATCTGGTAGAGCTGGGAATTTCAGATGGAATAGATGGTATTTATTACGATCTCGGAGTTTCGTCTCCACAATTTGATCAACCTGAACGGGGATTTTCTTATCGTTTCGATGCGCGATTAGATATGAGGATGGACCAAAGCCAAGAGTTAGATGCTTATACAATAGTAAACACTTGGTCACAAAAAGAATTAAGTGACGTTTTGTATAGGTATGGGGATGAAAAGTTTTCTCGTCAGATTGCTAGAAAAATAGTTGATCGAAGAAAAGAGAAGCCGATTGTAACTACCTTTGATTTAGTAGATGTGATTAAGGATGCCATTCCAGCATATGCACGACGAAGTGGGGGACATCCGGCAAAGAAGAGCTTTCAAGCTATTCGAGTTGCAGTTAACAATGAATTAGGTGTATTACAAGAATCTCTTGAAGAAGTAATTAAGCTATTGAAGCCAGGTGGTCGAATTAGTGTAATTACTTTTCAGTCTCATGAAGATAAAATCGTCAAAAAGATATTTAAAAAGTATTCTGAAGTCGAAATACCACGGGGAATGCCTATGGTACCGGCTGACAGTAAACCAACATTGCGATTGATTAGTCGCAAACCTATCATGGCAAGTAGCGATGAATTAGAGGAAAATAATCGCTCACACAGTGCCAAGTTAAGGGTTGCAGAGAAATTATAA
- the mraZ gene encoding division/cell wall cluster transcriptional repressor MraZ, protein MFMGEYHHNLDSKGRLIIPAKFRVEIGDKMIFTRGMEGCIFGYPIEEWQKIEAKLAKLPLTKRSARKFTRLFYSGAMESEFDKQGRVNLTMTLKEHAALIKECVIVGVSNRIEIWSAERWNDFSEEANENYDDIAEDLDDIEL, encoded by the coding sequence ATGTTCATGGGCGAGTATCATCATAATCTCGACAGCAAGGGTCGGCTAATTATACCAGCCAAATTTAGAGTTGAGATTGGTGATAAGATGATATTTACTCGTGGAATGGAAGGCTGTATTTTTGGCTATCCAATTGAAGAATGGCAAAAAATTGAGGCTAAGTTAGCCAAACTTCCACTGACTAAGAGAAGTGCACGTAAGTTTACGCGACTTTTCTACTCAGGTGCGATGGAGAGTGAGTTTGACAAGCAAGGACGTGTTAATCTGACCATGACACTGAAAGAGCATGCCGCACTCATTAAGGAATGTGTAATTGTTGGTGTTTCCAATAGAATTGAAATTTGGTCAGCAGAACGCTGGAATGATTTCTCAGAGGAAGCCAACGAAAACTATGACGATATCGCAGAAGACTTGGATGACATCGAGTTATAA
- a CDS encoding DUF3397 domain-containing protein — MNFLLIFLIPLCGIVVAAFLVKLFPKAQFSGYDILPFFFIVACQLLTQETKQPSFLPYGFLLYFILVVIVSIYTAIKNKNISVGKTFGMLWHYLAASSIVWYVGLLILLLL; from the coding sequence ATGAATTTTTTGCTTATCTTTTTAATTCCTTTATGTGGAATTGTCGTTGCCGCTTTTTTAGTAAAGTTGTTTCCTAAAGCTCAATTTAGTGGCTATGACATTTTGCCTTTTTTCTTTATTGTTGCTTGTCAGTTATTAACTCAAGAAACAAAGCAACCATCTTTTTTACCGTACGGATTCTTGCTTTATTTTATTTTAGTTGTAATTGTTTCAATTTATACTGCCATCAAAAATAAAAATATTTCAGTGGGGAAGACTTTTGGGATGTTATGGCACTATTTAGCTGCTTCATCTATTGTTTGGTACGTTGGTCTCTTAATTTTGCTTTTACTATAA
- a CDS encoding DUF4044 domain-containing protein, whose amino-acid sequence MRKRKKKSGFQKLTIIMAWFMAVITLLGVVATALIGTGVFQF is encoded by the coding sequence ATGAGAAAACGTAAGAAAAAATCCGGATTTCAAAAGTTAACTATTATTATGGCCTGGTTTATGGCAGTTATCACCCTTCTTGGGGTAGTAGCTACTGCTTTAATTGGAACTGGTGTCTTTCAATTTTAA
- the mreD gene encoding rod shape-determining protein MreD, with product MAELRRWYVAIALFMALILDGVLAYNLQTFIFHRGFSGSCWLTIIGITLISLCDDKNDADIWLCLGLGLIADLYYLGIIGIYAVAFPLICFIIQQSARFLPEVFWFRLLICLVTYLCVSAYVFLMFNMVGIIQLSFASFTRSILPNLLWCLILVLCTYWFWVKLAEEYPFLKKEYYF from the coding sequence ATGGCAGAATTACGTCGATGGTATGTTGCCATTGCTTTGTTCATGGCATTAATTCTCGATGGGGTATTAGCCTATAATTTACAGACTTTTATCTTTCATCGAGGTTTTTCTGGAAGTTGTTGGTTAACAATTATTGGGATTACCTTGATTTCTCTATGTGATGATAAAAATGATGCTGATATTTGGCTCTGTTTAGGATTAGGCCTTATTGCGGACTTATACTATTTAGGAATTATTGGAATTTATGCTGTAGCTTTTCCTTTAATTTGTTTTATTATTCAGCAAAGTGCTCGCTTTCTTCCAGAAGTATTCTGGTTTAGATTATTAATCTGTTTAGTTACTTATTTATGCGTAAGTGCTTATGTCTTTTTAATGTTTAATATGGTAGGAATAATCCAATTGTCTTTTGCTAGTTTCACACGTAGTATTTTGCCTAATTTACTATGGTGCTTAATTCTTGTTTTATGTACTTATTGGTTCTGGGTAAAACTAGCCGAAGAGTATCCATTTTTGAAAAAAGAATATTATTTCTAA
- the mreC gene encoding rod shape-determining protein MreC → MKKFLKNKKLLTIFVLVILVLSMLSISVRLRNRRQSPFLVQKIGNDTVSIVTRVVNWPINLVSNGAANVEDLFNTQAENDHLKKQIDNLAQTKARNSSLEAENTQLKQALKLKKTLTDYTIINGSVISRAADTWSDLLIIDQGSRAGVKKNMPVMAGKGVIGRVVEVNSTTSKVELITTTDKSTNKFAVEADAANGKKVHGVISVVGNNQIAFTQVVDGQKLKKGTRVYTSGMGGLSPKGLLIGTVKKTTRDTFGLSDVVEIQPAGNLNDPSVVSVIKRKVEE, encoded by the coding sequence ATGAAAAAATTTCTCAAAAACAAGAAGTTATTGACAATTTTTGTCTTAGTCATTTTAGTTTTAAGTATGTTATCTATTTCTGTTCGCTTACGTAATAGAAGACAATCACCTTTTTTAGTTCAAAAAATTGGTAATGATACGGTTTCCATAGTAACCCGAGTAGTTAATTGGCCAATTAACTTAGTTTCTAATGGAGCGGCTAATGTAGAAGATCTGTTTAATACTCAAGCTGAAAACGATCATTTAAAAAAGCAAATCGATAATCTTGCCCAAACTAAGGCTCGAAATAGTTCACTTGAAGCTGAGAACACTCAGTTAAAGCAAGCCCTAAAATTAAAGAAAACATTGACGGACTATACAATTATTAATGGTTCGGTAATTTCTCGTGCTGCAGATACTTGGTCAGATTTATTAATTATTGATCAAGGTTCAAGAGCCGGTGTTAAAAAGAATATGCCTGTTATGGCGGGTAAAGGTGTAATTGGCCGGGTTGTTGAGGTAAACAGTACTACTTCGAAGGTTGAATTGATTACTACAACTGATAAATCAACAAATAAATTTGCTGTAGAAGCTGATGCAGCTAATGGTAAAAAAGTTCATGGAGTAATTTCTGTTGTTGGAAATAATCAAATTGCATTTACTCAAGTAGTTGATGGTCAAAAGTTGAAGAAAGGAACCCGAGTTTATACCAGTGGAATGGGCGGTCTATCTCCAAAAGGTCTCTTAATAGGAACGGTTAAGAAGACAACGCGTGATACTTTTGGTTTATCAGATGTTGTAGAAATTCAACCAGCAGGTAACCTTAACGATCCATCAGTTGTATCTGTAATTAAAAGAAAGGTTGAAGAGTAA
- a CDS encoding rod shape-determining protein produces the protein MFGLGSKNIGIDLGTANTLVYIEGKGIVLREPSVVAKNTQTGEVIAVGSEAKEMIGRTPGSIVAIRPMKDGVIADYDTTAAMLKYFMEKTVGNSKPAAMICVPSGVTEVEKRAVIDAARVAGAREAYVIEEPFAAAIGAGLPVMDPTGSMVVDIGGGTTDVATISLGGIVSSRSTRMAGDKFNSSIATYIHQNYNLLIGERTAETIKIQIASASVEKAKEIESMNIRGRDLVTGLPKSIDINAEDVAKAIQEVVQNIIVAIKETLEETSPEIAADVIDHGIVLTGGGALLKNLPEVISDATKVPVFIAQDPLDCVAIGTGESLKNIEVMRKRR, from the coding sequence GTGTTTGGATTAGGATCTAAAAATATTGGGATTGATTTGGGAACCGCCAACACACTCGTTTATATTGAAGGTAAAGGTATTGTTTTACGTGAACCTTCTGTTGTTGCTAAGAATACTCAAACGGGTGAAGTTATTGCAGTTGGTTCCGAAGCCAAAGAAATGATTGGTAGAACTCCTGGATCAATTGTAGCTATTCGACCAATGAAAGATGGAGTTATTGCAGATTACGATACAACTGCTGCTATGCTTAAGTATTTCATGGAAAAAACAGTTGGTAATTCAAAGCCAGCTGCAATGATTTGTGTACCATCAGGGGTAACTGAAGTTGAAAAGAGAGCTGTTATTGATGCAGCTAGAGTTGCTGGGGCACGTGAAGCATACGTAATTGAAGAACCATTTGCTGCAGCAATTGGTGCTGGTCTTCCTGTTATGGATCCAACAGGTTCAATGGTTGTTGATATTGGTGGGGGAACTACTGATGTAGCAACTATCTCATTAGGTGGTATTGTTTCATCTCGTTCTACTAGAATGGCGGGCGATAAGTTTAATAGTTCAATTGCAACTTATATTCATCAAAATTACAACTTGTTAATTGGTGAAAGAACTGCTGAAACTATTAAGATTCAAATTGCTTCTGCCTCAGTTGAAAAAGCAAAAGAGATTGAATCAATGAATATTCGTGGACGTGATTTAGTCACAGGATTACCAAAGTCAATTGATATTAATGCAGAAGATGTTGCAAAAGCTATTCAAGAAGTAGTTCAAAATATAATTGTAGCAATTAAAGAAACTTTGGAAGAAACATCTCCAGAAATTGCCGCTGATGTTATTGACCATGGTATCGTATTAACCGGTGGTGGAGCTCTTTTGAAGAACTTACCGGAAGTTATTTCAGATGCTACTAAAGTTCCAGTCTTTATTGCTCAAGATCCACTTGATTGTGTTGCAATTGGTACCGGTGAATCTCTCAAAAATATTGAAGTTATGCGTAAGAGACGTTAA
- a CDS encoding JAB domain-containing protein, with the protein MKKEELLQTDVDLIKKLAKSLEKKDIITFDSLFRKLDNVGIRSFKELWQFAASPGCNDEVAILLQLLLERIKSVNNKKIESFYSSSQVGCYIADKLCGRPQEELYGIYLDSKNKIIAEKLIFQGTVNRAVAHPRDIFRWAVIYNSTAFFVAHNHPSGDEQPSQHDLRFTKKLAEASKCMGIDFLDHFIVTDNTYLSFRETELL; encoded by the coding sequence ATGAAAAAAGAAGAACTATTGCAAACCGATGTTGACTTAATAAAGAAATTAGCTAAATCGTTAGAGAAAAAAGACATTATTACGTTTGATAGTTTATTTAGAAAGCTAGATAATGTAGGAATCCGTAGCTTTAAGGAGTTATGGCAATTTGCTGCTAGCCCAGGTTGCAATGATGAGGTAGCAATTTTACTTCAATTATTATTGGAGCGCATAAAGAGCGTCAATAATAAGAAAATTGAGAGTTTTTACTCAAGTTCACAAGTAGGATGCTATATCGCAGATAAATTATGTGGCCGTCCGCAAGAAGAACTTTATGGGATTTATCTGGATTCAAAAAATAAGATAATTGCTGAAAAATTAATTTTTCAGGGAACGGTAAATAGAGCGGTTGCTCATCCAAGAGATATTTTTCGCTGGGCTGTCATTTATAATAGTACTGCCTTTTTTGTGGCGCATAATCATCCTAGCGGGGATGAACAACCATCGCAGCATGATTTGCGTTTTACCAAAAAGCTGGCAGAGGCAAGTAAATGTATGGGAATTGATTTCTTAGATCATTTTATTGTGACAGATAATACTTATTTGAGCTTTCGAGAGACTGAACTTCTTTAA
- a CDS encoding HAD family hydrolase: MKVEDIADPIEGIIFDMDGLLVNSEKLYWDANIVAAKEANLDIPDDSYLKLVGSSVKEMEEFYHKHFKTEANRDKFIKRTDDLVWKWTDEGKLKLQPGVQEALAVFKEKNIKLSIASSNYENVIAHNLDVLKIKDYFDFYLSYKDVESGNIKAKPAPDIYLLAAKKMQLPKGNLLVFEDSSTGVAAASAAGLKCVMVPDLKQPTKLDKDKATLICKDFYAFLEKIK; encoded by the coding sequence ATGAAAGTTGAAGATATTGCTGATCCTATTGAAGGTATAATTTTTGATATGGATGGATTATTAGTTAATTCCGAAAAGCTGTATTGGGATGCTAATATCGTGGCTGCTAAAGAAGCAAACTTAGATATTCCGGATGATAGTTATCTGAAACTAGTTGGTTCCTCAGTTAAGGAAATGGAAGAGTTTTATCATAAACATTTCAAGACTGAAGCTAATCGAGATAAATTTATTAAAAGAACTGATGATTTAGTCTGGAAATGGACCGATGAAGGTAAACTTAAACTTCAACCAGGAGTGCAAGAAGCATTAGCGGTATTTAAAGAAAAAAATATTAAATTATCAATTGCATCGAGTAATTATGAAAATGTAATTGCCCATAATCTAGATGTTTTAAAAATAAAAGATTACTTTGATTTTTATCTAAGTTATAAAGATGTTGAATCTGGAAATATTAAAGCTAAGCCAGCACCAGATATTTATCTACTAGCTGCTAAAAAAATGCAATTACCTAAAGGGAATCTATTAGTATTTGAAGATTCAAGCACAGGTGTTGCAGCAGCAAGTGCTGCCGGTTTAAAATGCGTAATGGTTCCAGATTTAAAGCAACCGACAAAGTTAGATAAAGATAAGGCGACATTAATTTGTAAAGATTTTTATGCTTTTCTTGAAAAAATTAAATAG
- a CDS encoding bifunctional folylpolyglutamate synthase/dihydrofolate synthase, whose translation MKFTNVDQVIKRIYSLPKLHPKNDLSYIRRILKQLNNPQDSVKTIHVTGTNGKGSTSYYLSNLLQKAGQKTGLFVSPYIYEFNERIQLNGKNISNSDLIKTANEIETAIEILKKDDPNFSLVTFEYEVALAFQFFAQEDCDYAVIEVGIGGEHDKTNVIVPEVSVITTIGLDHEKIIGPTLKDIAQEKSGIIKLNKPVVLGNVPQDVLEILLNKVQSENSKSFLLGRDFQIKIMPDVIEYQDSTNIYNFALRPLVEAYDIGVAVQAIQLLQLDLDRKKIEEAINETRIPGRYDVIQTNPEIIVDGAHNLQAMENLLNLVRKKKKGQIYVLLGMMKDKDLGPVTKLFEDEKVTLTRIDYPRAARLEDFPKEAQKEFEYKENFEEAYTSLRNKLQVDDMLLVTGSFYLVGAVLNCCKRGKDES comes from the coding sequence GTGAAATTTACTAATGTTGACCAGGTAATTAAAAGAATATATTCTTTACCTAAGCTTCATCCTAAAAATGATTTGAGTTATATTCGAAGGATTTTAAAACAATTAAATAATCCTCAAGATAGCGTTAAGACAATTCATGTTACCGGGACAAATGGTAAAGGGTCGACATCCTATTATTTGAGTAATCTATTGCAAAAGGCCGGTCAAAAGACTGGCCTTTTTGTGTCTCCTTATATATATGAATTTAATGAAAGAATTCAATTAAATGGGAAAAATATAAGTAATAGTGATCTCATTAAAACAGCTAATGAAATTGAGACGGCAATAGAGATACTAAAAAAAGACGACCCTAACTTTTCTTTAGTAACATTTGAATATGAAGTAGCTTTAGCCTTTCAATTTTTTGCTCAAGAAGACTGTGACTATGCAGTTATTGAAGTAGGGATTGGAGGAGAGCATGACAAGACAAATGTAATTGTTCCTGAGGTAAGTGTTATTACAACAATTGGATTAGATCATGAAAAAATAATAGGACCAACTTTAAAAGATATTGCTCAAGAAAAAAGTGGCATAATAAAATTGAATAAACCCGTGGTCTTAGGAAATGTTCCCCAAGATGTACTAGAGATTTTACTTAATAAGGTGCAAAGTGAAAATTCAAAATCATTTTTATTGGGAAGAGATTTTCAAATAAAAATAATGCCCGATGTGATTGAATATCAAGATTCAACGAATATCTATAATTTTGCATTACGGCCTTTGGTAGAAGCTTATGATATTGGGGTAGCAGTTCAAGCAATTCAATTGTTGCAACTTGATTTAGATAGAAAAAAGATTGAAGAAGCAATTAATGAAACCCGTATTCCTGGTAGATATGATGTGATTCAAACTAATCCTGAAATCATTGTCGACGGGGCACATAATTTACAAGCGATGGAGAATCTTTTAAACTTAGTTCGAAAGAAGAAAAAGGGACAAATCTACGTGTTACTTGGAATGATGAAAGATAAAGACCTGGGTCCAGTCACAAAATTATTTGAGGATGAAAAAGTCACTTTAACACGAATTGATTATCCTAGAGCTGCTAGATTAGAAGATTTTCCAAAAGAGGCACAAAAAGAATTTGAATATAAAGAAAATTTTGAAGAAGCTTATACGAGCTTGAGGAATAAGTTGCAGGTAGATGATATGCTATTAGTGACAGGATCTTTTTATTTAGTTGGTGCAGTTTTAAATTGCTGCAAAAGAGGTAAAGATGAAAGTTGA
- a CDS encoding valine--tRNA ligase, producing MADLAPKYNPNEVEKGRYQEWLDEDLFKPSGDKKAHPYSIVIPPPNVTGKLHLGHAWDTAIQDTLIRFKRMQGYDTLYLPGMDHAGIATQAKVEAKLRAQGKDRHEMGREAFVKQVWDWKDEYASIIKSQWAKMGLSLDYSRERFTLDKGLSKAVRKVFVQLYNEGLIYRGEYIINWDPKLETALSDIEVIHKDDKGAFYHIKYPFADGSGFVEIATTRPETMFGDTAVAVAPGDERYKDIVGKELVLPLVGRHIPIIEDQHVDPEFGTGLVKITPAHDPNDFQVGNRHNLERINVMNDNGTMNEEAGKYAGMDRFEAREALVKDLEKEGFLIKVEPIVHSVGHSERSGVQVEPRLSKQWFVKMKPLAEKVLENQKTDDKVNFVPERFEHTLEQWMSDVHDWVISRQLWWGHRIPAWYNKKTGETYVDLEAPKDSENWEQDPDVLDTWFSSALWPFSTLGWPDENSEDFKRYFPTNTLVTGYDIIFFWVSRMIFQSLHFTGKRPFDDVVLHGLIRDPQGRKMSKSLGNGVDPMDVVDEYGADALRWFLLNGTAPGQDTRYDPKKMGAAWNFINKIWNASRFVIMNLPEEAKPAHMPDTSKFDLADSWIFDRLNHTVSEVTRLFDEYQFGEAGRELYNFIWNDFCDWYIEISKVALNGDDEELKARKQENLIWILDQILRLLHPIMPFVTEKLWLSMPHDGKSIMVAKYPETHKEFENKEADSQMAFLIEVIKAVRNIRMEVNAPMSSPIDIMIQIDDDNNKAVLNNNAEYVENFLHPKALSVAADIEAPKLAKTAVIPGAQIFVPLTELVNVDEELAKMEKEEKRLAAEVERAEKKLSNQGFVAHAPEAVINKEKEKKADYESQLAGVRERMKELKESK from the coding sequence ATGGCAGATTTAGCACCTAAATATAATCCTAATGAAGTTGAAAAAGGAAGATATCAGGAATGGCTTGATGAGGATCTTTTTAAGCCATCTGGCGATAAAAAAGCTCATCCTTATTCAATCGTTATCCCACCACCAAATGTAACTGGTAAGTTGCACTTGGGTCATGCATGGGATACAGCAATTCAAGATACATTAATTCGTTTTAAGCGTATGCAAGGCTATGATACTTTATACCTTCCTGGTATGGATCATGCTGGTATTGCAACTCAAGCTAAAGTTGAAGCTAAACTTCGTGCACAAGGAAAAGATCGTCATGAAATGGGACGTGAAGCTTTTGTTAAGCAAGTTTGGGACTGGAAAGATGAATATGCATCAATTATCAAGAGCCAATGGGCAAAGATGGGTCTTTCACTAGATTATTCTCGTGAAAGATTTACCCTTGATAAAGGTCTTTCAAAAGCTGTTAGAAAAGTTTTCGTTCAACTTTATAATGAAGGACTCATTTACCGTGGTGAATACATCATTAACTGGGATCCAAAATTGGAAACTGCTCTTAGTGATATTGAAGTTATTCACAAAGATGATAAGGGTGCATTTTACCACATTAAGTATCCATTTGCAGATGGTTCTGGATTCGTTGAAATTGCAACTACTCGTCCTGAAACTATGTTTGGTGATACTGCAGTAGCTGTTGCACCAGGGGATGAACGTTACAAAGATATTGTTGGTAAGGAATTAGTATTACCACTTGTTGGTCGTCATATTCCAATTATTGAAGACCAACATGTTGACCCAGAATTTGGTACTGGTCTTGTTAAGATCACTCCAGCTCATGATCCTAACGACTTCCAAGTAGGTAATCGTCATAACTTAGAAAGAATTAATGTTATGAACGATAATGGAACTATGAATGAAGAAGCTGGTAAGTATGCTGGCATGGATCGATTTGAGGCTCGTGAAGCTTTAGTTAAGGATCTTGAAAAAGAAGGTTTCTTAATCAAGGTTGAACCAATTGTTCACTCTGTTGGTCACTCAGAGCGTTCTGGTGTTCAAGTAGAACCAAGACTTTCTAAACAATGGTTCGTTAAGATGAAGCCATTAGCTGAAAAAGTTTTGGAAAATCAAAAGACTGACGACAAGGTAAACTTTGTTCCGGAAAGATTTGAACATACTCTTGAACAATGGATGAGCGATGTTCATGACTGGGTAATTTCTCGTCAATTATGGTGGGGACACAGAATTCCAGCTTGGTACAACAAGAAGACTGGTGAAACTTATGTAGATCTTGAAGCTCCTAAAGATAGTGAAAACTGGGAGCAAGATCCAGATGTACTTGATACTTGGTTCTCAAGTGCATTGTGGCCATTTTCTACTTTGGGCTGGCCTGATGAAAATTCAGAAGACTTCAAGCGTTACTTCCCAACTAATACTTTAGTTACTGGTTATGACATCATCTTCTTCTGGGTATCAAGAATGATCTTCCAAAGTTTACACTTCACTGGCAAGCGTCCATTTGATGATGTCGTTTTACACGGATTAATTCGTGACCCACAAGGACGTAAGATGAGTAAGTCCTTGGGTAACGGTGTTGACCCAATGGATGTTGTTGATGAATACGGTGCTGACGCTCTTCGTTGGTTCTTGCTTAATGGTACTGCTCCTGGTCAAGATACTCGTTACGATCCAAAGAAAATGGGTGCAGCTTGGAACTTTATCAACAAGATTTGGAACGCAAGTCGTTTCGTAATTATGAACTTGCCAGAAGAGGCTAAGCCTGCTCATATGCCAGATACTTCCAAATTTGACTTAGCAGATAGCTGGATTTTTGATCGTTTGAATCATACTGTTAGTGAAGTAACTAGATTATTTGATGAATACCAATTTGGTGAAGCTGGTCGTGAACTTTACAACTTTATCTGGAATGATTTCTGTGATTGGTACATTGAAATTTCTAAAGTTGCATTAAATGGTGATGATGAAGAATTAAAGGCTAGAAAACAAGAAAACTTAATTTGGATTCTTGACCAAATCTTACGTTTACTTCACCCAATCATGCCATTTGTAACTGAAAAGTTGTGGCTTTCAATGCCTCACGATGGTAAGAGTATTATGGTAGCTAAATATCCAGAAACCCATAAGGAATTTGAAAACAAAGAAGCTGACAGTCAAATGGCCTTCTTAATTGAAGTAATCAAGGCTGTTAGAAATATCCGTATGGAAGTTAACGCACCGATGTCATCCCCAATTGATATCATGATTCAAATTGATGATGATAATAATAAAGCTGTTTTAAATAATAACGCTGAATATGTAGAAAATTTCCTTCATCCAAAAGCTTTATCCGTTGCAGCTGATATTGAAGCACCAAAACTTGCTAAAACTGCCGTAATTCCAGGAGCTCAAATCTTCGTTCCATTAACTGAATTAGTTAATGTAGATGAAGAACTTGCTAAGATGGAAAAGGAAGAAAAACGTCTTGCAGCTGAAGTGGAAAGAGCTGAAAAGAAACTTTCAAATCAAGGATTTGTAGCTCATGCTCCTGAAGCAGTTATAAATAAAGAGAAAGAAAAGAAGGCTGACTACGAAAGTCAACTTGCTGGTGTTCGTGAAAGAATGAAAGAATTAAAGGAAAGTAAATAG